In Betta splendens chromosome 1, fBetSpl5.4, whole genome shotgun sequence, the genomic stretch ataatttacagattactgtatgtatataaaaacatctacctaaaaagtttaagagttttcgaagttacattcagtagctgaactaaagaaaaacaaaaccatagaaATGTCAACAGAACTTCACACAAGTAGAAAACTGAACAAACATTGACAGTGCATTGGATCCTGCATGACAATTAAAAACTAAGGGCAAGAATTGCAGACCACAAatagatatatctatatttatatataaatgttttttactggtaatacaataaatacaacattagtAAATGGCTACAACTGACTCTCCATCCATACCTGACAGCATGTTATTAGTACAATGTTTGAATACAGAAGGATGCCACTAAAGTAGAGATCCATACGAATAGAAAGGTTTAATTCCATCCCTCTTAGTTCTATTTGCACAGACAAAATGTaagaatatgtattttattcatatgcttcttttttttctggaatCCACAAAATGCTGACTACTTGACAAAACTAACCAGAAAAGTAGAAACTACACTACCGCAGTCAGTTAGTGGAAGACAGGCTCGAAACGCTTCGAATAAAGACTGCTccgttttcccataacaatcacATAGTGACATGTCTGTTGGACCTGTTCCCCCTGGTCAGCCCACTCCCCATGGCTCCTGCCCCATCCAGCAGGGGGcaatgggggagggaggtggacaaTAAAAGGACGAAGCAGAAGAAGGCATCATTTACCTCCTTCTTCTACATTGCAAtaacaattttccttttttgttaaacatacatactatattacacacatataatatgtatatacatacattagtTAGCTTTTTTTTGGAtatcataaacttaaaaaagtatacaaaaataaattgttttcatGATGATCTGTCTAATTGTTCTCCTTCAGTCAGCAAGGCCTGGTTTTTAGGGGTTAGAGCCAGAAGGGACTTGTCCCCGTGGACGAGAAGCTCCGGCCTCGGAGCTCCATATAGTAAgtgtcctcctcgcctcctgtcaCACCGCGAAAGGCTCCTTTTGCAaatctgctctttttgtgtcagttgctcttttttctgtccttctgtgtccatgctctttttttttagctgatgTCCCGCTAGTGATTcgtttatttactaaaaaaagagagaacaagcgaGTCAGTGTAAAGAGGACAACGTTCTCAGACGGGAAGTGCGACTTTGACTTGGTAAAaaaaggatgtacagtaaatacatggtttgttttatttctttacactGAGGAAAGTAAACATATGCctcaaaaacactgacattaaaacagctttgttattctgtaaacaaatagttttattgctgttacacaaatgaaaaaaatcataatatcACACGGTGAAAAAAGTGGCTTTAACAGCAGCTTGGATTAGGACAAATATTGTTAGTGACCGGTCTCAACGTGATGGGACCTaacagcagcaaataaacaTCAGACTCATCTTATGTTAttcttaattttatttgatcttAAATGCTAAAATTATCTTGATCTAAACTATGTTatctttcatttgtatttaaactgGAGAAGGCCATGCTAAAAGTTTATGCAAAAAAGTCAAGAAAATATTATCGCTAgttaatgtttacatttaataaGAGCCCAGTTTATGTTTAGGTAACGGGCAGGTAATGGTTCAGgttttgtattatatatatttgactATAATTCTATACTacactatttaaaaatgtttcatcttgTACTATAATTCCTGTGATCAAACAGATGTTACATTCTTTTAGCTTTTTACTTGTCGTAATGTACAAGAGCGGCGAAAAATGAAAGTTATGTAGAAACATtgctacagacagaggaaacccctatagtttaataagacaagtctcacacactgtgaccacAGACACATAGAAAGACATTAAAGCCAATGTAAACAAGTTTAAGCCTATagttgttttataaaatatatccaACCTGAACTACTCATACGTAGCTGTACAAAAACCCAAACATACCTGTTATGTTTTGATATATATTTTCATCTCGTTTAGTAAAAGAATCTAATGTTAGCgtcactgtacaacaacagaTACTATCTTTTATAACGTCTCTCCATGATTCACAAATACAGGCAATTGGCTCTCGTAGCCTTaagacatacatacatttcaaggatgatggataaaagaagcataaaaagcaggtttttattgaCATGAATCGTTTTAAGAGCAGATATCCAAGCACCATACGTGTACATTCATCTGGGTTAGTATGGTTGCTACAGCGAGGACCAACGCTTTTCTCCCTTCCTCGtgatttcactgaaaacaggaaggcagcaggagcaaagacaacacaggagCAGTCACTGAAATATCTTCTAATGAGATTAGTGCTCATTGAGTGGACTCTCTTATCTCTAATCCGccttggatgctgcttctcctcacacttcccctctccctgcgctaTCGACTCCCATCTTTACgacctcatcacactcagctgctttactgctcagatctttcttggcctgtgttgctttttagctctgtgcctgtgtgtgtgtgttttgtgttatctctacatttttattgtccatgACAGAGATCGTCGTGACAACTCGTTCCTCAGACAACTAATCAAACTGAAGAGATATCCTGTATTTTACTTGACAATCAATATGGTGGCCTGAGGCAGATGCTTGATTGGAAATGATAAACTGCTTCCATCATGTTTCCTcacagcaaagacacagaaaagcacTAATGAAGGCTGTCTCTAGATGCACTGGCTGGATACAAGTTGCTGGTAGACAGTATGTTAAATGCTGTCAACAGCCCCGTTGACTGAGAATGACTTTCATGCATCCTTCCCTGTTTAAGCTCCCAGGGGCTTGAGTGTTTATATGACATATGCGGTAAATCCAAACTAAAATGATTTGCTCAAACTGGAATGGCACTCACACGAGTGAGAGTGAGACGGCGATGGAGGATGAGTGAAAGCTGAGCAGCCATGTACAGAGATGTACAGAGCAGAAGGCTGATAAAGGGAGGAGACAGCTCTCAACTTCATTTTTCTACAACACACACGAGTACTGGAACAAATAATCACATTTCCTCCCCCAAATTAAGTACATTACATCAAAAGGTGACATTGAATACACACTGTGAAAATAAGTCTTGGCTTTAGGGTCAAGTCTACCTCCTGGAAGGATTTTGCGTTTAGTTTTCCATGTAGCGGGTGGAGAGGGTTATTGTGTGTATTCATGTGCGGCTGTTTAGTGTCTGTTTTGTGGGGACGTAAAGAGGACGCGTCTCCCTCTTTTCTAGTAGGGAGTGAAGCGACTGCACCCTCCTCTGTAAAGGCTAGCCTGCAacatcaaagatgaaaaagCTTCGATCAGTATTCAAGGTAGAACCTTTGTCTGTTATACTAAGAATAAGCTTAACTTCTCTCATTCCTCCAAATGAACTTTACTCCTTTATGAGATGTCGTTTTTACAATtcaaaaattttttttatttattagttgcCAATCACTAATCCAGtgaagttttttatttttttctattttgagcAGGATTTCTTCCCTGATTATTGTTTTCCTCTCCCTTTGAACACTGAGCATCTGTAACAGGCAAAGCTGTTTCCCTCCAGGATGAAAGATTTTTGATCTTGCGTTTACTTGCATCAGgggttggaaaaccagcaggacagaagcTCAGGACGAGGACTGGACACCCCTCATTTATTGTGGATCTTTCATACTTTAGTCAAATCTGGTGCTGGTTTATTGCATAAAGCCCCATAAAGACCTGCTCACTCAACACAAGCCTAACCTTTTGCTGTAGAGTGGTATTGGTggaattgattttttttgtctgtgatcAAATACATAAGACCAACAATAttattaacttaaaaaaaaacaatgttttcatcaGTCGCACAATTACAACAATTAATTCAATATTATTTTGATGCCAAATTTTACAAAGTGAAgcataatattattttattcagagTTTCTATATTACAATTTGATAAAATATGGGTGAATGTAAAAAGGGAGGAATCatttgaaggaaaaagagaagaaaggctCAATTAATGACACAGGCCACTCTCGTAATTAggtaaatgaaaaggaaaaagtggtCGCGATTAATGAAGGCTTTTAGCTAGCAGCTGCACTAGGCCGTAGTAGATGCCTGCACCAACACACATCACCGGCTCGTCAccactcctccttctctccctaattgtgtctttctgtctacTTCCACTCTTAATCCCTGCCCACACCCCGAGAAAGAAAACTCCTTCAacatcaggtttttttttttcatctttgatgtTAGCTGCAAAGCtagctaaaaacaaacattaactaCACGACTTTGTCCCCTTGCAGAACTCCAGGACAGGAATTTTCAAGTCTCAGCTGAGTTTCTCAGCAAGTAGCTTCAGGCCAAATGAAATTGAAAGGGGAGCATCAGAATAAGTCCCTTTTTCATTTACTGAAGTGGCAGGACTCACATTAAACATTGAAAGTGATTAAAATTAAAGTACATGTCCGTAGGAAGGTGTAATTTACTTGAAGATCTTATAAGAATATTAATCAAGCATGTCAAAAACGCTGTGagttattgtaatgtttagtatTATTGTGTTGAAGCGCTGTCAGACAGTACGGCATGTTAGCAAGCGGCTCTAGTCGCCGCGATTCGCCATCAGAAAGCAGCACTGACGCGGTCATGCAGTAGGAAGCGAGTGACAGACTCACCATAGTGCCCACGCTGTATGTGGCTGTAGGACCGATCGTGTGATGATATGGATCCGCTGTTGCATAGACTCTGCCATAACTGTAGAGGAGAAACCAGACAGATGCCCTgtttaatatgaaaacacaGTCGAAAATGTCCGTGTCCTAATTTGatttaaacacaaaatcacaaatgttttttctaGTAAAGGATTGAAGGATCTCCTGCATCTGTTGCCGTGGTTACAGATGTGCACAGTAGGAGGCCTCTGTACAGTCGCAGTATAAGAATGCATCGATGCAGCGGTGAACACAAGCATGTTgagtttaaaacaaacagctggataaTGGATAGCGAGCACTAACACACTACAATGACTTAAGAAACATAAGGTCTGGGTCGTCAACTTTAACTGGGCTCTGTAGGAGACGTCGTCCATCCTCACTGAGGCTGAGGACGAGCCTGGGATGAATCAATGTCGCCCTATAAATGCGCGTTGTAAAGGTAAGGATGAGCAATTTCTGTTAATTCCTTTCTGTTTACGAGGAAAAAGGGGACACGTGTTTTACCTTACAAATAATGAGGAGGACTAAGACAAAAGATTAAGAAACACGTGAAAAGAAACGGAGATAGTATTATGATCAAAGGGGAAACAATCAGTTAGTGGccaaaagtgaaataaatgactACACTttgaaaagctacagtacacaccTCTAATGATGTCTCATACTGGTTCTACTGCACTTATTTATCGCCCACAGTAGCTCCTGTCTCTCCTTTCTGTCATCTCATTAAGTTTGTGCGTGCTCTCCTCTGTAGTCGCAGTCTCTGCAGTCTCTCATTTATACTGTACGTTACCGTGCAGTTTCTAGTCTCGtatgtttgctgcctgtttctaTAGCTTCTCAGCAGCAAGGCCCTGGGTGATGTGGGTCTGAAGGcacgggaaggaaggaagcgtgCAGAGGGAGGGACGTCTGGGATTCAAACAGTTTGGAACGCGGTCTGGGTCCGGGGGGATTGTtgtaacaaatacacaaatacaaacatttttgaTAAATATAAAGAACAACAAACGCACCTATCGCTgtatgcagctgctgcagtactAGCTGGCTGGCCATATCTGTAAGCTGCATATCCTCCCTGATGAGAGACAGTCAACGTGACATCAAGGAAGACAATAttctaaactaaataaacaaattgaaACGATTtcacaaataataaattctGACTTACATATATTTCTGTTCCATAGAAGCCATCTTGGTAAACCACACTGTGAACAGAGGACATCACGCACTGAGCTTCATCGTAGCTTTTTGCTCTCTCTCCTATGAAGCGGCTGCGTAGCGACAGTATGTGGGACATTTGACTGTGTGCCGTGCAGGGTACTCACGCTCCATACGCAGGGAGCGGTGGCGGAGGAGGCGCGGCGCGGAACGTGTTGTAGACCGTCCGACCCCTCCCTCTCAACTGGGCCCCTCTGTAGGTCACGGCTGCGCCTGCACTGGGGTACGGAAAACCTGTCACTGAGTGACGGCCGgcaagaaaaggagaaggaaaatgacTTTAATTCACCGAATTTACCTTCATTCACATTAAGACCTGACCTCAAAGACCTAGAAATGTCAGCCTCTTAGTGCTACAGTGTcatcacctgaacacatcagACCCTAGAGCATGGATAACAGCAGgtattatgtgtgtgttaagGCCGAGCTTAGAACCACACCATTCATCAgtgtccctctctgtgatgtaaATGTGATCTGTCCctgcctccgcttcctccacaCATACAGCATCACAGTATGTGgagtacagtggcagcggttcaaagtgactagggtttttactgcagtactgccgcgtcgccacggcgcagcgagtgcgtcgctgactaaagatttttaatcctgcagccgctgaaaaaaatcaggacgctagtctcgttttaaccaccaggtggcgcagcgttgattagaagcctccaaagcactacagcgtaactgaggtccgactgttcatttctacctgtaacacacatatattacaccagacctattttactattaagtatctgttgtgtgctaaaacatgtgtgtgaagggcaacaacttgttgatggcttagttattttctgttcactgcaaagttataatcgttctgtgtggtttaaaacaggcagcgccacagcagcaacacgttcttgtttttattctcctcagctttttcgtgtctttaaatagaaggcgtctcttaaaaatatgtacacacccaccgctctaacatctgatacaacatattggcttcacataataccatgattatgcgtcgcggtttaattaatataatttgaatgcgcaagtaaagacgtagagcgcagtccatctgcgactacagccgcttatttaggttttaaacttccacaacttgttaatgaatgttttccaatagtcgtagattttacgtaaataaccgtaataatcataggaatttgttttacagcagttgtcggtcgtaattttgacaggacgcaagaaatcagcagatctacagcgacgcattacagcaacatgtttgttcctacgcgtttactctgtgtctgcagaactgcagtttgacttgtttggattgtgcgtgtcattgtaactgagtggctgagagcacttattcgacccgtgtacgtttcaacattttcatttcccatccgtccatccagccactttcaccggcgtttttgtttctctttcgttgagctgcaaacggattttaatcaaagcaccgccttacaaaccaataaaacaggcaaaaatatttgttttttacaaaaatacaCGGAATTGggggtaatatgtttttattgtttagagacaaacggaaaacaaaaagtcattctatcgttacctctgcttataatttgttggagacatcaaactcttacacaaacacgtgacgtgtttcggagtcatgtgtccagacagagagtgaccaatacacaaatgtatggatgtgcaaatgcaggctacgagaggaacggggcagtggtgcacgagaggtagcgagaatttgttttgactgtgcgtgtccttgtaactgaatgagtggctgatgtgacttattcggcccgtgtatgtttcaaaactttgatttcccatccgtccatctatcctgaataaaagcaccgcattacaaaccaataaaccgaacaaaaatattttttaacaaaaacacacggacttgaattttaagctatttttttcgtttagagaaaaacgaaaaacaaaaaacctctgcttttaatttttaatcttttgcttgtctcatgtttgctcacagtcgcaaaggaaatctacacacccctccccctcctttgtagagccgcatagacatgctaatgtgttgctactactccatcagcaggtgagaaatacttcagctccgggacaaagctccgtgggagactgggcagcatcgggcggcgtgatcagctgcaggtctaagactcattaatgcagcaagtagtttgttctacatgtttactctgcaaaaataaacgtatgtatttatcgtagctttctggtctaagttatttgtagcacttcgacattcgtttaaaatatgcagtgctttttaaaatgaaaatactaatattattatttattacctttattgtaaacacagtattaattgcacaatttggactggcgaagatttgcgcttctttcataataatcatggataatcaaggaagaaactgcagttcatagatgttattgagggacggtttaataaagattcagtgtgtttttcaactgaactgtcagccaaggtacgtgcattatcaaatgaatgcgcctgtcagcggggaagacatcaactctattcagtcgctcttcagtcgctgctgccgtctcctccccagttcacacagctTAACACTAgtactactgggttttctaaatataccagttcctactacaaggtgttcctacgaagttaaccagctgtttatttcgttattactcctttcacctgtaacacataaagtcattgcagagctacagctgtgttcctacgaagttaaccagctgtttatttcgttattccctctttcatgtccgtctggtgaatgaaagtgggcgtggccatccacgtcccacagcagggacactgggggaggggaaacacgcatcaacacgcaggacacagatctgcgtttctctgctgctgcagcctcggctgcgttgggtttttagtgtccctttcacctgtaccatatgaaatgtgttcctacgaagttgctcagccactttcagaatcagaatcttttttattccccatgcaggtttgaacagggcaaacattatttttatttacaaaaaaaaatgaatacgtttccagattgaccggtgatgccgcacgggttgctctcaattacagcagctgtttgaagcagggaaaagcgagttagctgtccttgtcgatgccttgacaatgttttagcatcggttagatctctgagccccgacttttatgtcttctttggattaaaaaacaaatgttgaatgttctcaaataatataatattgccgccctccgcggctcccagtgtttgttttttttcatttaaaacgtgggtgttaccggtggcagaccccTGGTCTacatcatccttattcactttttaaaattgtagtagtgtaaccttagttagtattcctttttatttttttattttatgtttgggaaacgtgacatttcagctactgtgattttatttgtcatcaacattagttcctacctgtccttgttgacgggggacaggaaaatgtgacgcgcgttgggtgagagcggcgtaaagacaaaagtgtacatgtgccgtactgtcttgccgtgtggtgcattacagaagaataccacgtaaagaaaattgtagcccgtaccaacagcgagaaatcagggttacagtagcttgtctgccacaaatcgaacgctgcacgcgggagagcgcaccgttcagcttcctattttcggttttaaactgccataatttgccataatttacttacgtttataacttcatactataacgcgaccagcggttcatggtcttggcgatccatgcactaagtaatacaacgttgtcatctcgtgatcacatgatgatgatgagacgctgtttttccaataattaaaataaaaaaactgcttccactcagactcgaaccccggccaaaaaaacgttgtggccatgtacgttaaccactaggccacccaagacctgatcattagttgttctacaagaggttatatgacgtaagcaactacgatgtttcaggaccaaaagtgggagtcaatcgccacctacaggccagaaggacgtaacacactcctcccgcagtacaaacccgccactgacgcggcagatttgaaacccaaacacggtgggggtagacacttttaccggctgcctctgtatgtcATTTCCCCGAGGTCTCCTCCGTGTTTACCTTTCTGCACATCAGACATCTACAGCACATATatagctctgtgtgtttacatatgtatgcatgtgtgttatTCCTGTGGCCCCATTGTTGTGACGTACAGTATGAATCCCATCTGATGATGAGCTATGGCTGCTGTGTGCTATAATGGTGCTGCGATAGCCCACAAATAACAGCAGGACCCTCTTCCTGACAGCAAGCTGTCCTCTAAAAAGCATAAACAGGCAATATCCACCGATACAGAAAGGCCTGAAGTGCCCTCCATGATGCATACCGACATAAAGTGCACGGGAATTGGTGGTGATTTATCCGGGGTTGTTTACAGAAAGTGTAGGTTATACATTTTGATTAGTATTTTTGCGCATTGATATGAGATTCTTGTGCCGCTGATggtgcatatgtgtgtttgtaggtttGTTATTAATACTTCCGCTCCAGACAGAACGCTGGTTTTATGATAGTGCATGTAACGAGGCTCTAAATCAATCTAAACATAATCATCCTACTGTACAATGCAACAGCAAGGTTTCAAAACATCAGAGTGAAATAAACGCATTTTCAGTGACCCACCAAACGATGAAAGCATCAACTGAAGTTGAAGCATGAGAAACGAAAGCTCGTGCTCACTTTTTAAGAAGATGGAAACCAATATAATTGTCTGACAAATGAAACCTCTAATTTCATGCAACAAGCTacactttactttttactttgtgAAGTTGCTGCTGTTATCATATTTCATAATGTTACATCCAGTCTGGAGGGCAAAGGTCAAAGCTGATACACACACTTCACTGGCCTGAGCTCTGAGGAGGTCAAAACCAGAGGCTTGAAGTCTGGAGCCACCAGGACTGAAGCGTCTTTAAAACACCAGTTTACATAAATGTGCAACCTAATTAAGAAAAACTGAGGGTGTTGGT encodes the following:
- the LOC114853354 gene encoding RNA binding protein fox-1 homolog 3 isoform X4; the encoded protein is MFGQFGKILDVEIIFNERGSKGFGFVTFETSADADRAREKLNGTIVEGRKIEVNNATARVMTNKKVANPYTNGWKLNPVVGAVYSPEFYAVTGFPYPSAGAAVTYRGAQLRGRGRTVYNTFRAAPPPPPLPAYGAVVYQDGFYGTEIYGGYAAYRYGQPASTAAAAYSDSYGRVYATADPYHHTIGPTATYSVGTM
- the LOC114853354 gene encoding RNA binding protein fox-1 homolog 3 isoform X5 gives rise to the protein MFGQFGKILDVEIIFNERGSKGFGFVTFETSADADRAREKLNGTIVEGRKIEVNNATARVMTNKKVANPYTNGWKLNPVVGAVYSPEFYAVTGFPYPSAGAAVTYRGAQLRGRGRTVYNTFRAAPPPPPLPAYGAVVYQDGFYGTEIYGGYAAYRYGQPASTAAAAYSDSYGRVYATADPYHHTIGPTATYSVGTM
- the LOC114853354 gene encoding RNA binding protein fox-1 homolog 3 isoform X3, giving the protein MFGQFGKILDVEIIFNERGSKGFGFVTFETSADADRAREKLNGTIVEGRKIEVNNATARVMTNKKVANPYTNGWKLNPVVGAVYSPEFYAVTGFPYPSAGAAVTYRGAQLRGRGRTVYNTFRAAPPPPPLPAYGAVVYQDGFYGTEIYGGYAAYRYGQPASTAAAAYSDSYGRVYATADPYHHTIGPTATYSVGTMASLYRGGCSRFTPY
- the LOC114853354 gene encoding RNA binding protein fox-1 homolog 3 isoform X2, producing MFGQFGKILDVEIIFNERGSKVNNATARVMTNKKVANPYTNGWKLNPVVGAVYSPEFYAVTGFPYPSAGAAVTYRGAQLRGRGRTVYNTFRAAPPPPPLPAYGAVVYQDGFYGTEIYGGYAAYRYGQPASTAAAAYSDSYGRVYATADPYHHTIGPTATYSVGTMVSLSLASYCMTASVLLSDGESRRLEPLANMPYCLTALQHNNTKHYNNSQRF
- the LOC114853354 gene encoding RNA binding protein fox-1 homolog 3 isoform X1, which codes for MFGQFGKILDVEIIFNERGSKGFGFVTFETSADADRAREKLNGTIVEGRKIEVNNATARVMTNKKVANPYTNGWKLNPVVGAVYSPEFYAVTGFPYPSAGAAVTYRGAQLRGRGRTVYNTFRAAPPPPPLPAYGAVVYQDGFYGTEIYGGYAAYRYGQPASTAAAAYSDSYGRVYATADPYHHTIGPTATYSVGTMVSLSLASYCMTASVLLSDGESRRLEPLANMPYCLTALQHNNTKHYNNSQRF
- the LOC114853354 gene encoding RNA binding protein fox-1 homolog 3 isoform X6, with product MTNKKVANPYTNGWKLNPVVGAVYSPEFYAVTGFPYPSAGAAVTYRGAQLRGRGRTVYNTFRAAPPPPPLPAYGAVVYQDGFYGTEIYGGYAAYRYGQPASTAAAAYSDSYGRVYATADPYHHTIGPTATYSVGTMVSLSLASYCMTASVLLSDGESRRLEPLANMPYCLTALQHNNTKHYNNSQRF